In Citrus sinensis cultivar Valencia sweet orange chromosome 3, DVS_A1.0, whole genome shotgun sequence, the sequence CAGCCaagatcaagaaaaaaatcattaattcaattttttcccTTGGATAAATCCTATTAAttctatgattttttttttgctatgattccatgaaattaatgtaaaattttcaagtaaaaaaataaataaacgatTAAAAGTCTAAGGCTTCGTTTGGTATAAGTTATTAAATAGtgcttttggacaaaaagtcattgggtgtttgattgtcaattaaaaaagctattttgaaccattaaactgTTTGGTTGTGTAAAACTAAAAGTGCttttgtgtaattaaattacaaaaaagaaTATGTATTCATAATGATATAACATGTAACAAAATGCATCCAAGCTATCaattaataaggaaaaaaaagttcaatcatttattcaattttcaaaatttaaaattgcatCATTGATATATTCtcccaaataaataatattatccaaattaaaatgataatcaaTAATATAACTGAAATGTTAACGGAACTTGAGAAGTGTCGCAATTTGATCATGTTCTCGGTCCATTTCACGTACGTTGAATGAACTTGTACTTTGTTCTTCATTGTTCTCTTCCCTTTGATTCTCACTTTCACTTGTTGGAAGCAATTCGTCATCATTATCAAAAGGTTGAAATTCTTGGTCATTATCTacatattttcttataaaattgtgAAGAACCATTGAAGTGATCATAATTTTCACTTGCTTACTAAAAGGGAAATTAGGTATTTGTcgcaaaatttatttttccaaacacTAAAAGTCCTCTCAATTGTGCATCTCTAGGAAGGtttgaataatataataaagacAAAGACGAAAAAGTAGCAGAAAGTATTACCTGGCATGCTCCTCACCAAAAGCGTTGGCTATGACTATGATTACTCTCTCAAGCGTTGGGTATGTGCAGGGTTTTGCAAAATTAAAGTGTTGGCtattaagagagagagagagagagaaaaaaaaaaaagtgaagtgGCGGCAGCAATACATTTATATGGCGgcaaaaaatttttgttgggTGGGTTTTATGCAAAATAGGgtattatgtaattaatgaaatattttaaggatgtttttttttatattacatattttttagaaaagctctccaacctctactcccaaaagctcaaattttagagttttactaatagaggtaaattagtttaattaagctaaaaaaattttattaaaaaataaccaaacactataaaaaattttaaaaagtgtttaTAGGATTAAATAAGCAATTATGACCATTAGATAAGTTATACTAAACATGTACTAAGTTGTCAGTGGCAAATAATTAAGGATCTTAGTTGCAATGAGGGTGTGAGATAGTGTGAGAGAGAATATCACTTGCCCAGTAATTTCaaaggaaataaatttttaatttttaaaaaataattaaaggggttttataaacttaaaaataggGTGCGGTAGCTCTACTCGAAGCCGAACATGGATAAACCCAAATAAAGACCAACATAGAAAATCATCTCCCCAACCCAATGAGGTTAATTTGCAAGAGCACAAGGCTTATCAATTAGCCACAGTCCCCAATCCTAATCGAAGTTTACGACCAATTTTCTGTTATGTTAGTGATATATGTTTTTGTGATACAAGATGTTTGATGAAAGTTTGCTAGTGGCTATGAACTTGAGAATTTAGATTCTGGTATGTTGGCTTTGTTGTTCCATTTCTTGTTTTGCATgtagaaatgaaaatcaattatgCATCAAACTGTGTTCATTATGTTTCTGCGATACTTTTGCTTGTGATCTGTCACACACCTGCTGATTCACTGTTGCCTGATCATAGTGCAAATTTGAGTAAAACAAGCAACTATAAGCGTCCCATACATCTAGCTTCTTGATAAGATTGCAACTACTGAATTTGATATTAGCAGTAAACCAAAACATCAGTGTGTAAGTTGCGCAATTTCTAATACATTTCAGCTTCTGGTCTTGCCCAAGTTTTGTCTGATTACGATCATCCATTCAAAGCAAACAATTACcagggggggaaaaaagaacAGGTAAAAAGAAAGGCCTTGATGCAAGCAGCAAGAATGGACATTTGATGATGAAGCAAGCATTTTCAACCATAAGAGATGCACTCAACGAGAAACTGTTTCTATTTCTTTCCTGGTAAGGAAACATACCCAACACTATTCTACACCAACTAATTCCAATACTTaaagattcttcaaatgaTAATATTCACTCTCTTTATGAAGATATTTACATAGCATTTAAAATACCAAAGTATTGATTGATCTTCAGCACCAAGAGCTGCAAGTTCCTAATTTGCAGCAGATCTTGGAAACTCGGTATCACTAACCTGAGAGTAGCCGTCTGCTTTTCGAGTCTCTTCCTCTTCAGCCAGAACTTTTTCTCTAGTCTTCTCACTCACTTCCCCTGCTGCCTTTGTAACCCGATTAAATGCACCAGTAACCCAAGAAGCCCCAGTCAGCACATAACGATTCTTCATGATGGCAGATCCTGCATTACTCACTGTCTGCTCGGCAGCTGAAAAGGCAGACTTGGTCTTCTCAGAAACATGAAACTTTTCATCCATTTCCCTCACTTTGTCATTGACAAGTGTGGTTCCTGCGCTTATTTTCTCAGTGAAACCAATCTTCTGATCCAGAGAAGCCACTGTGGCTGTGGCAGTAGAAGTGAACCGATGCTTCTCATCAAAGGCCTTTGCTTTCCCGACAGCATCTTTGCCCAGAATAAAGCCCTTGGCCAGCATGGTGCTTACAACATCCTCTGCCTTATGGACAACAGATTCAGTACCGccttcatttttgttttctcttgcCTGAAAGATTGCATATTTTGGTCACATTAGACAAATTATTTACcacagtaaaattaaaagcaaatgCTCTAAATAAAGATATTACAGTTGATGTAACTGAAGCAGTAGCTGGCGGCTTGTAATCGGGATCCAATTCTATGGTAACAGACTGGTCAACAATTGTTGCTCCCTGAAGAAAACAATAACCACATGAAACGTATATGGTAAAATGTCAGTTTGGCAATTCTAACCCTACACAATCAGAGCTTCTTTCAAATAAGAAACATATCTGCATTAATAGAAACAGAGGTgatctttttttaaacaacacaAATGAGATGCACTGGGAGATACAGTAGAGCAGATAAATAACAAGTCTAGATTGACTCCAACAGTGAGTGGTGATGGTGAAATTCTGATCCAGTGTCCATCTTTCAGGGTCATGAGATGTCATTATAACTTGACACAAAAAAGACAGTAAACtgtacaaaaaaattgaattcaaaaggctttcaaatacaaatataatccAACAGGAAGGTTTTTGGCATTAAGCTCCACAACTTTGAAGAGGATGCAAATAATGGCATGAATTTAAAAGATGCAGTAGCTAGTACTAAGACAATGACATGCACTTCAAAAGTTTCTAAATCAAGTGCTTAAAGTACAGTACTTAATTCATGACCATGCATCTTCCAATTTAGATACAAGTTCAACCTCCTTGATGAGCGATGACCTTCACTTTGAGATAAACATCAATCTCATCTCACTGGTAAGcattttggatattttaaagCTCAATACTGGATCAAAATATCCAAGGGGCCCGCCTGAGTTTAGTGAAGAAGTTTACTTAACTTCAAAGCTGAAGCTGTTGTTAAGAGCAACAAAACATATGTCATGACCAATGGTCTTTTTATGAAAACCTTTGACCACGTCTGTTTCTCTAAGTACCCACAATCCATAAAAACTTAAGGTTAAAGCATGGCAAGCAcaacatgattatttttagcCTTTTTCAGAACCAAACCCTGTCTCTTCTAATATAAGCCAAAAATTCCAGAAATCACACACAGTAGGTAATTGGCGAACTTTTAATCTAGTAAAAGTAATAGAACTGAAAGCAAGAAGATGAAGGCACACCGAAAGGAGAACAGCAGTTTCCGCTCCTTGGGGATCCTTGAAGACAACACGAGCAATTTGAGATCGCTCATTGTCGCTGAAAGAAAAACATAGTATTATAACTACATAAGAACCTTAGCATATGCTTATATGTATGCTTAAAGGCAGTAAATTCTTCACCTGATGTTAGGAACAAAAGTCTTGACTGAGTTTAAATATCcccaaatttctttttctcaaataaaaagggaggaaaagagaaatacaaaataaaactaattttgaatAGCTATTAACTAACAAACCTATGCAGCTCAACATGTTCAATTTCACCACAAAGGAAAAGAATTCCTTAATATCTTGCTCAGTTGCCCCCAAAGAGACATTGCTTATTTTCACTGTTCTTATCTGtaacaataaataacacaTTAAGGAGAACACCATCAGTCAAAACTCATATAAGAAGCATTTCCATTATAACTAGAACAGAAATATTACCATGGAAACTTGAATTACAAAACTTATGCATATATCTGTTTGAATGCAGTATTGCAATTAATTACCGTTAGAATCTTGAATTCAACTAAACAGTTAAgactaaaagaaaatgaaattatcaaaaacaTCTACTCATTCCACAATCATGATATGAGAGAagcaaaataagaaagattgTTCAGATAAAACTACTGACAAGCCTCAGTGAGGCAGATTATGCCACAGGTGATAATTCATAGTAGTAATCTTTACTTGCTACCAATACAACACATCATAATTAGGCAAGCAAACAAGGAAGGCTTTTATAAGActtcttttaataaaagcaaCATCTTTTATTCATGAACTTGGAACCGGAGAACAGATTGAAGCAAAATAAGACGCACAAGTAGAGATCCATCAGAAGCACCTTGAACAATTATACAGTGAAACTAaccaacccccccccccccccccccaaaaaaaaaaggtcctatataatcaaattaaaatttgttaagcAACAGgtaataaatgttaaaactTGCAGagcacctttttttttttgggtaactCGAAGTAAAAAGATTTCATAGAAactatttaacaaattaaattagccTCCCTAGCAGACATttcatgaaaatatttaaacattCCAAATCTTCCACCGGTTTCCTACACTTTTTCTCAGCAACCAAACAGATCAACATAATCAAAAACTCATTTCCAATCATCTTCCTTCAGCTGCCGACGGTATCAGTGGATAGGTTTAAAAATCACATCTTAGTTTATTCTTAACTTAATAGCACAAAATCAACgaaaaaacaagaagaagaaaaaatcacAACGAATAcagttaaatttaaataaaaataaaaaaggaaataaacaGTTACGAGTACTAACCATCATGGAGTCTTTCGTTCAGATGTTCAATCAATCTCTACAAACGCCAATTTCTTACACAGAGGTTTTGATAACAAatgagatttatttatttatttattccaaaacaaaaaggttttttgaaacttaaagTCGAAGATAGAGGGGAGAttgaaaatctaaattttaaaaataatggcaaATTCTGGGGTGTGTTCCTCTGCGTTTAACAGCATAGGATCTCTAGAAGCTTTATGCTAATTGGATATTGTACGCCGGCTTAAAGGATAAAGTCGATGAATAATGTACAATTGAGTAAAGCAATAGGTGCGAGTTTGTTATGGAATGTGACTTGTGGGGGATTTTTAATTGAACAGATGGACATGGCCTTGGCGTGTAAGGAGGATTGTCGCCATGTGGGTGGTCACgtgcttttcaatttttttttcttttttatttttctgaccTTTTTTGGCCTGTTGGAAAACGCAACCTTGAAAGATGGAGTACAATTAATTCTGTGCTCCTCACCgcattttattattcttatccTTTCGCCACCGCCACGCTCTTATCCCGTACATCTTCACAATGCGCGTTTGCTTTGGCTCTCGTACCTTGTACAATTGTTCAAAtccaaattatgaaattaatacgTTAGATTCTGAgtttaaatcataattaaagaaaatttaacggtttttttaattaaaattttaaaattgacatTTAAGGCTTTAAGTGTATAATATGCTTGTATTAATCTTTGCCATCCACACCGTGCGTGCTATAATGCATTTGTACAAAGTCTATTAGATTGGATATGTTTCATTTGGGTTTGATACTTTGATTGAtggatttaaacaaaattaccataaagaaataaattctcatcttatttatttaccataagttttgttttttgatttgtgaatatttaattttttttaatatacacTTGTATGTTGCAATTCAATTGTAATAATATtgaactaaaattattattgctgATCCTAAAGATAGACCGATAAGCTAGCGTCTCCTTTGATAGAAATAATCAAAAGAAGCAGTTGATATTGTTTTTGGGTgcggtatttatttttggatataatattttgaatggTTTTTGGTAACcactaaataatttatgtgaTAAGAGATTGAACAACTTCTTTAATACGAGATGAAGTCTTAATGGCTTGATCATTTTctgaatatatttatttagcaAGCCATCTAAATTTGACTATAAAGAAGTAGgaagctaaaaaaataatttaggttTTGATTACCATACCTTTAAAAGCGAGAGAAGATGAAATAATTGTGAATTTTGTGGAAATTGAGATAAGTTTTTTTGAACTCCACTATATCACTTAGGTTTAGAGTGGAGGAGATTTTGGTTCTCCTTCCTCTTTATGTAAAATCAtgtgttttaataattttattatttattttttagtcaATCCTTTGATAAATTATCAGTTGTAAATAcaatctttatctttttataactAGTGTTACTTTTTTCGTAACTATTGTTTATATATCTCTCAATATgctgagaaagaaagagaggcATTCTGTCAAGAGCAACACTTcgtattcataaaaataaaaaaataaaatttctttttcatacaCACTTAACATTTAGCAAAATCTTTTAAACATCAATTGGATAGCAATTAACAAgtgaataattttaatttatttatcttatttatttgtctttcGAGTTAAGAAGGCTCACCTAATTAATGAaagtataatttatatttaaagtatcaataaaagaatagtttttgttattattcaatgaaaaaaagtttgaaaataaatttttgttttgacaaaaatattaagaattcagtaaaaatttttgttgattttctaAAAAGTTATTATGAATACGGTTTTCTTCATTCatgttttacaaaaaaatattattaaaaaaaacgcTTTAAACATGAATCGGGagcttaaaaatatttttgtaagcATGTTTTCAGAACCGGTTCTCTAATAAACTTTGTACGCATGTTCGCTCCTCGTTTAATCCGGAGGATTTGagactttttaattttgaaattgtgtGGGAATTACTTTGAGATAATCTTTATATTGGAATTTGATTTGTGGGCTTATGACCCGATTGTACCTATCAATATAAGGACAAACCGGTCCATAGACTGAAATGACTGTTGGGCCCAAAAGGGAAGCTTCTTGCGGGATTGACTTAACAAGTACAACTACCAACAACAAGAACAGTTCAACACAAAAACGCAACACAAATTTGAAACGAAGACAAAACATCCCTCCTTGGATTCTCCCCAACGCGACGTTTCCTCCATTCTATTTCTCTACAAGCAAAAAGCATCATCAGCAAACAAAACTAATTATTCGAATTCAATTCCAAAAAGATTTACAGAAACAaaagagcaaaaaaaaaaaaaaaaaaaaaaaaaaaactatgagCTTCCAAGATCTCGAGGCTGGTGTAAGGGTTCCTCCTCAAAATCCCTTTAATGCTGCTAAACgaaagcagcagcagcaaaatCAAAGCCAATCGCAGGACCCGTCTCAAGCCGTGGCCGCTGCTATTTTCCAGATCAACACCGCCGTTTCCTCCTTCTATCGCCTTGTCAATTCCCTCGGTACCCCCAAAGACACCCTTGACCTACGCGATAAACTGtgagtattttattttatttttcaattgtgATTCTTATTTCAGAAATTTTGGTTCCTGGGGTTTTTCACTTTAGTGCTTGTACATTTTACTGTAGCTTATTGTACTCTCCGTTGCTGCTAGTGTAATGTTGATgacaaaattaacaaacaaataacACTTGTTAATTAACCATTGGTTGATTAATGTGATTAAAAATATgtgcttttcaattttcatcactgTTGATGCTGttctggatttttttttaaaaataaatttatattgtttttcttcttttgcgGATGAAGTTTGGTGTAGTAGAAATTGCAAATTGTCAATTTACCGGAGGGTTATAGTAActtgtgataaatttttttccatcGTTTTCTTCCTAATCTTAAATTTAACTGGTCAACTTTTTAGCCTGACTTTTCTCTTTGtctgaaatttatgaagaaaCTAGAGCGAAAATCTGTGATTTGTTTTCATCtactgttattttttcttaattctcAAGTACTTTTCATGGATTACAAAAACAACGGGCATATGCCTTTTGACCTTGTATATTTTAGATTCCTTTGATTTCTTGAGGTACTATAGAAAGTAAAATTTGAATCGTTTGTGTGTGTTTGTAACTTTTTATTCCTTTGAATTGGCTGGCAGACACAAAACAAGGCTACATATTGGGCAATTGGTGAAAGATACATCAAGTAAACTTAAGCAAGCTAGTGAAGCTGATCACCACACAGAAGTCAGCGTAAGTAAATATGAAATGTTCTATTTATATAAACAAATGCCTGGTTTTCTAGTAATGATTATTGAATTTGCATTTGCTATTCATTGTGTGTGGTTAGTTTAAGTATTGCTCTTCTTGCTTTTGGAAATATTTTCCCCCCAATATTCATGTTTAGATTTTATTCTTAAGTGGTATTTTCATTCAGTCATCTTAAGCAACCTTAACCTGCTACTGGTCTTTTCTACCTTATTACAACATCTCTGAGTCTCTGGCTTCTGCACCACTCCTTCTGTGGagccttcttcttcatcattcaATCAAAATAACCAATGCCCCCTCTTTTAAGTTAGCCCTTGGAAGTTCCTTTAGAGTTTTCTCAGTTAGCATTTAATCATCATCAGccagtcctttttttttttcccccttttctttcaatattctttttctcGACAATTCTATTCAAACTTACTCACccatttctttgaaaaattggTAGGATAGGGTTCGGTTCCACATTCATTTATCTACTCATTATGATGTGTGAAGGATTTGATTTATGTCTTAAgcactgaaatttttttttcattaaattgcaGCCCATTAGGAAGATTGCTGATGCTAAGCTAGCAAAAGATTTTCAGTCTGTTCTTAAAGAGTTTCAAAAGGCCCAAAGGCTTGCAGCTGAGAGGGAAACAACCTATGCACCTTTTGTTCCCAAAGAATCTCTTTCATCTAGGTAATTTTAACTAAACACTTGAACTATTTATGCTTTGTTGCTTTGGTAAATCCTGACTGCCTTTTGACTTGGAGTAAATACTGTCTCCTATTTTATATTAGTGATACCAAATGGAACAGAAGGAATCTTAATgccaataaaattgaaatttcgAGAGTATGAAAACTtgacaaaatacaaataagtCTACACCTTGGAAAATTTATCAACACAATTTTAAGTCCATAATGTCTGTGTTTTATAAATGGTTTAGGCACGCTACTTTTTGATTTGTATCTTGTTAAAGATTTGAAGATGCATTAAGAGTTAAGAAAAATCCATTAGTAcctataatttataatatcttgGATGAAAATGGTGGAAGGAAGTTCAGGGGTTCTAATTTATGTCACTAATCTGTATCTACCATTATTCTTTGCTTTTGTCCCCTTCTAGGGGAAAAAAGgggaaatatatatatatatattatatggcCAATCATTTGTGGCTTTAACATGTAGATGTCGTCTAATTCACTGGAACTTGGCTAAAAAGTGTGATAAATACACACAAATGCTCCGCCTCCAAGTACACAAGCAAATATAGTATTATTTACAGTTTCTGCTCATTGGACAATGCTGTATACTGCTGAGCTCATTTCATTGTGCAAAGGATGTTGATTAGTTCCGAGGATGTATTCGGAGAGTTTTTCACTTTGAATCAATATGAGCTCGATATAGTGTCTGTCATTAACTCGGTTACAATTTCCTAGTGAGTAACTTTCGGAAGATTATGCTATTGTTCACATAATTATCGTTTTATACAAGTTGCATATAGATTATCTCATTTAATAACAATTCTGGTGCACGCACAATATACCGAACTAGTGCCTTCAAATAGTTGGTACATGTTTGGGAGTCCTGTCTAATGTACAGACTCTCAGAATTcgcaaaaattttaatgagatCCTAGCCTGTCCTGGACAATTTGCACATTGAATGGAATGATATAAAAGAATAGGGAGATGATAAAGGATACATAGACATCTTAAGGGATGTCTAATCTAttctgctttttctttttagataaGGAAAGGTATCTTGTTTGTTTATCTTTTGTCTATCTGTCATTAATTCTATCTATGAATCAAGTCGAAAGGCTTCATTTTTGGTATCCCAGAATGGATTGGATCGTGTCCGCTAACGATCTCATGCTGAGTCTCAGGCAGCGTCTTGGATGGCACGGACCAGCCACATGCAGGGAAACTTGCATGTGTGGTTTTGGCTGGGGACCCCAGTATATTATAGTATAATGTGTAGGTTCTTGTAATTTGAGTGAGATTGTCAGGGCGCAAAAGCAGAAATGGTTTGGTATTCCCATGTTCCCTGTATTGGTTatgttttttgtttcttgtctAGCAGAAACTAATTGAGCTTCATTTGATCTCCCAGAAGCAGAATGGTGGTTTTGTTATAATCATCAATGTTGGGACATTCTGCAGTTGCTTGTAGGAATAGTTAGATTCTTTCGCTGTTTTATGATCATTATTCGtatgctttattttgtttttcatcaactGTGATGCAGCTACTCTCCCCAGGAACCAGAAATAAGTTCTTCGAGGACTTCCCAACAgcaacttcttcttcaagaaTCGAAAAGGTAAACAATTACTCTGTATTTACATCATACAACCTTACATTCATCAAATACTAGTTCAGTACAGTTTCCTGAGAcagattaataatttttattgcatttaaggatataaaattctttctcCACTTAGATTGCCTTCGAGGTAGTTCTTCTGAATTTGTTGTTAATTTGAACTACGACAATTGAAAGTGTATTTCCTGCCAACCCACCCTATGCTAGGTGAAGCTGTGGTTTACTATGATCTCTCAGTCCTACTTAACAGAATATGTCAAAAAGGAATATACTCTTTTCTGTTCTCCACCCCtgcaaaatttctttaatgacGCAGTGGCGTCCACTTCATGGGCTACTTGAGATGCGTTTTTGGGTGTTGTTCCCTTTGAAAATGTAAACTGTCACTTTTCATCATTTGCTAGTGGAGCATGCCGGTtgatattttatcaaattgtTGATCTCTTGTCACTTATGGTCTTTCATATGCTTTCTAGTACTTGGGAGATACTAAAGCAATCCCAGTTTTGAACACTGGAAGGCTGCAGAAGAAGGTGCTCTGATACTAATTGATGCATAATTTTGAACATAAATCCCATGATCTTGCATATCCATTCAAACATATGTTTAGAGAGGCACAATTTGTTGCCTTGATTCACCATTTTGCAAGATGCTGTTGAGCTCAATAATTGTAGAACCAGTGATCTTAGACCTTAAATCCAAAACTCTATTTAATCTTCTTGTTCAGATTATCACCACCCTGCACATACACACAAGAAATAAATGGGAGGGAATTAGAGCAAACTGCTCTTGGCCAAAGTACCAAATGGCCGAATAGTAACTCCCAATGGGCCAGAGTTAAATACT encodes:
- the LOC102619011 gene encoding LOW QUALITY PROTEIN: binding partner of ACD11 1 (The sequence of the model RefSeq protein was modified relative to this genomic sequence to represent the inferred CDS: inserted 1 base in 1 codon), translating into MMIRTVKISNVSLGATEQDIKEFFSFXGEIEHVELHSDNERSQIARVVFKDPQGAETAVLLSGATIVDQSVTIELDPDYKPPATASVTSTARENKNEGGTESVVHKAEDVVSTMLAKGFILGKDAVGKAKAFDEKHRFTSTATATVASLDQKIGFTEKISAGTTLVNDKVREMDEKFHVSEKTKSAFSAAEQTVSNAGSAIMKNRYVLTGASWVTGAFNRVTKAAGEVSEKTREKVLAEEEETRKADGYSQVSDTEFPRSAAN
- the LOC102619510 gene encoding syntaxin-22 codes for the protein MSFQDLEAGVRVPPQNPFNAAKRKQQQQNQSQSQDPSQAVAAAIFQINTAVSSFYRLVNSLGTPKDTLDLRDKLHKTRLHIGQLVKDTSSKLKQASEADHHTEVSPIRKIADAKLAKDFQSVLKEFQKAQRLAAERETTYAPFVPKESLSSSYSPQEPEISSSRTSQQQLLLQESKRQEVVLLDNEITFNEAIIEEREQGIKEIQEQISEVNEIFKDLAVLVHEQGVMIDDISSNIESSHASTAQATTQLAKASKIQKSSSSLSCLLLVIFGIILLIVIILIVA